In Pseudomonas sp. DNDY-54, a genomic segment contains:
- a CDS encoding anti-sigma regulatory factor, translating to MNIRDSGSLPVRIEQDVVLARQAVRKLAQECGMRLIDLTKLVTAVSELARNTVVYGGGGDMDWEVVEDGARTGIRLTFRDEGPGIPDIKLAMTDGWTSGSGLGLGLTGAKRLVDEFELDSTPGIGTRISVLRWS from the coding sequence ATGAACATACGCGACAGCGGAAGCCTGCCGGTACGCATCGAGCAGGACGTAGTGCTTGCGCGTCAGGCTGTCCGCAAGCTCGCCCAAGAGTGCGGCATGCGATTGATCGACCTCACCAAACTCGTCACCGCGGTCAGCGAGCTGGCTCGTAATACCGTGGTGTACGGCGGGGGCGGCGACATGGATTGGGAGGTCGTCGAGGATGGCGCCCGTACCGGAATCCGCCTGACGTTCCGCGACGAGGGTCCCGGTATCCCCGACATCAAGCTGGCCATGACCGATGGTTGGACGTCCGGCAGCGGACTTGGGCTGGGGCTTACCGGCGCGAAACGGCTGGTGGATGAATTCGAACTCGACAGCACGCCGGGTATCGGTACGCGTATCAGTGTGCTCAGGTGGTCATGA
- a CDS encoding TIGR04211 family SH3 domain-containing protein has product MLLSRHLVALLSRFAWSSSQRRAFRAGLVGTLLAFVIPAHAQQATTDRWVSDTLSTYVRSGPTDGYRIVGSLTSGQKVELLETQGDYSQVRGENGDRVWIRSSDLQDVPGQAERLPQLEQQVAELSEELKTIDDSWKARVQGMQETLDSRKALIDELEARRKALDEALTATESDLRDAEARLGDENNQVLMRYMVYGGSIAGAGLLAGLILPAMTRGRKRNDRWF; this is encoded by the coding sequence ATGCTCCTATCTCGACACCTCGTTGCCCTGCTCTCCCGTTTTGCCTGGTCAAGCTCTCAGCGCCGCGCTTTTCGTGCGGGCCTGGTCGGCACCCTGCTGGCCTTCGTCATTCCCGCCCACGCGCAGCAGGCGACCACTGATCGCTGGGTCAGTGACACCTTGAGCACCTACGTCCGCAGCGGCCCCACCGATGGCTATCGCATTGTCGGCAGCCTGACGTCCGGACAGAAAGTCGAGCTACTCGAAACCCAGGGCGACTACAGCCAGGTACGCGGCGAGAACGGCGATCGCGTATGGATCCGCAGCAGCGACCTGCAGGACGTTCCGGGCCAAGCCGAACGCCTGCCACAGCTCGAGCAACAGGTCGCTGAACTCAGCGAAGAATTGAAAACCATCGACGACAGCTGGAAGGCACGCGTCCAGGGCATGCAGGAGACGCTGGACTCACGCAAAGCGTTGATCGATGAACTGGAGGCACGGCGCAAGGCGTTGGACGAAGCCCTTACGGCTACCGAATCGGACCTGCGCGACGCGGAAGCGCGCCTGGGCGACGAGAACAATCAGGTGCTGATGCGCTACATGGTTTACGGCGGCAGCATCGCCGGTGCCGGTCTGCTTGCTGGACTGATCCTTCCCGCCATGACCCGCGGCCGCAAGCGCAACGACCGCTGGTTCTAA
- a CDS encoding sensor histidine kinase, protein MIDPTGCNEPDPSQVERLRSEIESLRAELEDTNQGVLALYAELDTQAEQLRQASDLKSRFLSYMSHEFRTPLGSIRSITRLLSDELDGPLSDEQHKQVLFISSAASELTDMVDDLLDLAKIEAGRISVSPAWFDMLDLFAALRGMFRPIVDGSTVDLIFEEPQGLPRLFTDDKKLAQILRNFISNALKFTQHGEVRISARREGEQEVRFAVTDSGIGIPEELHGNLFEDFVQIDTPLQKRLRGTGLGLSLCKRFAELLGGRVGVESTPGVGSTFFVIIPLSVTTEPDDGA, encoded by the coding sequence GTGATTGATCCGACCGGCTGTAACGAGCCCGATCCCAGCCAGGTGGAACGACTGCGTAGCGAGATCGAATCGCTGCGTGCGGAGCTTGAGGATACCAATCAGGGCGTGCTCGCACTGTATGCCGAACTGGACACTCAGGCGGAGCAATTGCGCCAGGCGTCAGATCTCAAAAGCCGCTTCCTGTCCTATATGAGCCATGAATTCCGCACGCCGCTCGGGTCCATCCGCAGCATTACCCGTTTGCTGAGCGATGAACTTGACGGCCCGCTGAGCGATGAGCAGCACAAACAGGTTCTGTTCATCAGTAGCGCGGCGTCCGAGCTGACTGACATGGTGGATGATCTTCTCGATCTGGCGAAAATCGAAGCCGGCCGCATCAGCGTCTCGCCCGCATGGTTCGACATGCTCGACCTGTTTGCAGCATTGCGCGGCATGTTTCGTCCGATTGTCGACGGCAGCACCGTGGACCTCATTTTCGAGGAGCCGCAAGGCCTCCCGCGTCTCTTCACCGATGACAAGAAGCTGGCGCAGATCCTGCGCAACTTCATTTCAAACGCGCTGAAATTCACCCAGCACGGCGAGGTGCGCATTTCGGCCCGGCGTGAAGGCGAACAGGAGGTCCGCTTCGCGGTAACCGACAGCGGCATCGGAATACCCGAGGAGCTGCACGGCAATCTGTTCGAAGACTTCGTCCAGATCGACACGCCACTGCAGAAGCGTCTGCGTGGAACGGGCCTCGGGCTTTCATTATGCAAACGCTTCGCCGAGCTGCTTGGCGGGCGTGTTGGCGTCGAAAGCACGCCGGGGGTTGGCTCGACATTCTTCGTGATCATCCCCTTGTCGGTCACGACGGAGCCGGACGATGGAGCGTAA
- a CDS encoding STAS domain-containing protein, translated as MERIPILRMGDFLLVTIQVDMYDQLAMTLQDDLAERISATSARAVLIDISALDMVDSFIGRMISSISGLSRIMDAETVVVGMQPAVAITLVELGLTLEGVSTALNVERGMQLLRKRMADK; from the coding sequence ATGGAACGCATCCCAATACTGCGAATGGGCGACTTCCTGCTCGTTACCATTCAGGTCGACATGTACGACCAACTGGCCATGACGCTGCAGGACGACCTCGCCGAACGCATTAGCGCAACATCGGCCCGTGCCGTTCTGATCGACATTTCCGCGCTCGACATGGTCGACTCGTTCATCGGGCGCATGATCAGTTCCATCTCTGGGCTCTCTCGCATCATGGATGCCGAGACCGTGGTCGTCGGCATGCAGCCCGCTGTCGCGATTACGCTGGTGGAACTGGGCTTGACGCTGGAAGGCGTCAGTACGGCGTTGAACGTTGAGCGAGGCATGCAGTTGCTGCGCAAGCGGATGGCCGACAAATGA
- a CDS encoding ATP-binding protein: MNQHGSLTHVLPIDESSQIGHARRFAQRFAVELGFDETDAGRVALAATELATNLLKHAHQGALHLRSTATQSGTGVEIVAVDRGPGFNINECLADGFSTGGTQGTGLGALMRQAQVFDAHCDHRGSVVLVQLFRRGDSASSVRVGISQHSLNDDPACGDVWHLAVDDQRISALVIDGIGHGEDAQEAGFAGARAFAVAPFAEPESSINDMHQAMCGTRGGAVAVALYDARVGNLRFAGIGNIGASLLTAENSRGLASHPGIVGSQFRKARAFDYPVEGDHLLIMYSDGLQSRWNLRDYAGLVYRHPAVIATVLHRDYCRGRDDVTVMVIALEAMRD, from the coding sequence ATGAACCAGCACGGCTCGCTGACTCACGTTTTACCCATCGACGAAAGCAGCCAGATTGGCCACGCGCGCCGCTTCGCCCAGCGTTTCGCAGTGGAACTCGGGTTCGATGAAACGGACGCCGGGCGCGTGGCGCTGGCCGCAACCGAGCTGGCAACCAATCTGCTCAAGCATGCTCACCAAGGTGCCTTGCACCTGCGCTCAACCGCTACGCAAAGCGGGACCGGCGTCGAGATCGTCGCAGTGGATCGCGGCCCAGGCTTCAACATCAATGAATGCCTGGCCGATGGATTCTCCACCGGCGGTACCCAGGGGACCGGGCTGGGTGCGCTGATGCGGCAGGCGCAGGTGTTCGACGCGCACTGCGATCACCGGGGTTCGGTTGTGCTCGTGCAACTGTTCCGGCGCGGTGATTCGGCGTCGTCCGTGCGGGTCGGCATCAGCCAGCACTCGCTCAATGACGATCCGGCATGCGGTGATGTATGGCACCTGGCGGTTGACGACCAGCGGATCAGCGCGCTGGTCATCGATGGAATCGGTCACGGTGAGGATGCGCAGGAGGCCGGCTTCGCGGGCGCGCGGGCCTTCGCTGTCGCGCCCTTCGCAGAGCCTGAGAGCAGCATCAATGATATGCATCAGGCCATGTGCGGGACTCGCGGGGGTGCCGTAGCGGTCGCCCTGTACGACGCGCGCGTTGGAAATCTGCGTTTCGCCGGCATTGGCAACATCGGCGCCAGCCTGCTCACCGCCGAGAACAGTCGAGGGCTTGCTTCTCATCCCGGGATCGTCGGCTCGCAGTTCCGCAAGGCGAGAGCGTTCGACTATCCGGTTGAAGGTGACCATTTATTAATCATGTACAGCGACGGGCTGCAGTCACGGTGGAACCTGCGTGATTACGCTGGGCTGGTGTATCGCCACCCGGCTGTAATTGCTACGGTGCTGCACCGTGACTACTGTCGCGGACGCGACGATGTGACCGTTATGGTGATTGCTTTGGAGGCGATGCGTGATTGA
- a CDS encoding putative bifunctional diguanylate cyclase/phosphodiesterase: MLVGSYNHILVFFSFVVAVLASYTALDMAGRVALSEGRAARLWLVGGAFSMGLGIWSMHFIGMLAFSLPIPLGYDPLMTAGSLAVSIGASALALWLVCQRDLPWNRLVQGAVLIGAGIAVMHYSGMAALRMQPGIAYDLGWLIASVVIAVLASGAALSLAFRLRADLNHVRAWRGGAALVMGLAIVGMHYTGMAAASFPEGSYCGAANGVDANWLALLIIVLTLAVLAITLIVSVLDARLQARTSVLASSLEKANSELVQLALHDNLTRLPNRLLLEDRLGQALKVAQREQSCFAVMFMDLDGFKAVNDAFGHHIGDQLLVSVTERLRTCVRAQDTLARLGGDEFVLLASISGPDDAATLAAKLVQCVDAPFALSRYELSVSLSIGIAVFPGDGETERDLLLHADAAMYHTKRAGRNGYSFFEASMNANAAEQLQLLHDLRLAELHGELRLHYQPKFEAPVGPVRGFEALLRWQHPQRGLLSPDVFLPLAEKTGLIIPIGRWVLNEACRQLREWHLQGSSHWTVAVNLSAVQFEQQDLLGSVTSALERHCIAPEKLTIEVTESTAMRSPETTIETLEKLTALGIKASIDDFGTGYSSLLYLKRLPASEVKIDRAFVKEMSAGNEDSVIVSAIIALAKALGLEVVAEGVETAEQQDFLTGLGCETLQGYLLDRPMTSEQIRQRLAAPKPGQSVFTLPVEDEVMEPG, translated from the coding sequence ATGCTGGTCGGTAGTTATAACCACATCCTCGTATTCTTTTCCTTCGTTGTTGCCGTGCTGGCGTCTTACACCGCGTTGGATATGGCGGGCAGGGTGGCGCTTTCCGAAGGCCGCGCGGCGCGGCTATGGCTGGTTGGCGGAGCCTTTTCAATGGGGCTGGGCATCTGGTCGATGCACTTTATCGGCATGCTCGCGTTCAGCCTTCCGATCCCGCTGGGTTACGACCCGCTAATGACCGCGGGGTCGCTTGCCGTCTCCATTGGGGCGTCCGCATTGGCGTTGTGGTTGGTATGCCAGCGCGATCTGCCGTGGAACCGTCTGGTCCAGGGTGCCGTGTTGATCGGTGCTGGCATCGCGGTGATGCATTACAGCGGCATGGCGGCGTTGCGGATGCAGCCGGGAATTGCCTATGACCTGGGATGGCTGATTGCGTCGGTGGTCATCGCAGTTCTGGCGTCGGGCGCCGCGCTGTCGCTGGCGTTTCGTCTGCGCGCCGATTTGAATCACGTGCGGGCCTGGCGTGGTGGGGCGGCACTGGTCATGGGCCTGGCGATTGTCGGCATGCACTACACCGGCATGGCAGCGGCCAGCTTCCCGGAAGGCAGCTATTGCGGCGCGGCTAATGGCGTGGACGCCAACTGGCTGGCTTTGCTGATCATCGTGCTGACGCTGGCGGTGCTGGCGATCACCTTGATCGTCTCCGTCCTTGATGCGCGTCTGCAGGCACGGACCTCGGTGTTGGCGAGTTCGCTGGAAAAAGCCAATTCCGAACTCGTCCAATTGGCGCTGCATGACAACCTGACACGCCTGCCCAACCGTCTGCTATTGGAAGATCGCTTGGGCCAGGCGCTGAAGGTCGCGCAGCGCGAACAGTCCTGCTTTGCCGTGATGTTCATGGACCTGGACGGCTTCAAGGCAGTGAATGATGCGTTTGGGCACCACATCGGCGACCAGTTGCTGGTCAGCGTAACCGAACGTCTGCGCACTTGTGTGCGTGCGCAGGACACGCTGGCCCGCCTGGGCGGCGATGAGTTCGTCCTGCTGGCTTCGATCTCTGGCCCGGATGATGCCGCAACCCTGGCGGCGAAACTGGTGCAATGCGTCGACGCGCCCTTTGCGTTGTCGCGCTACGAACTGAGCGTGTCGCTGAGCATCGGCATCGCCGTTTTCCCGGGCGACGGCGAGACCGAGCGGGACCTGCTACTGCATGCCGACGCTGCGATGTACCACACCAAACGTGCCGGGCGAAACGGTTACAGCTTCTTCGAGGCATCGATGAACGCCAACGCCGCTGAGCAGCTGCAGCTGCTTCATGATCTGAGGTTGGCTGAGTTACACGGCGAGTTGAGGCTCCATTACCAGCCGAAGTTCGAGGCGCCAGTCGGGCCGGTCAGAGGCTTCGAGGCACTGCTGCGCTGGCAGCATCCTCAGCGTGGGTTGCTCTCGCCGGATGTGTTTCTGCCGCTTGCTGAGAAAACCGGGCTGATCATTCCCATAGGCAGATGGGTACTCAACGAAGCGTGTCGCCAACTGCGTGAATGGCATCTTCAGGGCTCCAGTCACTGGACCGTCGCGGTCAACCTTTCAGCTGTTCAGTTCGAGCAGCAGGATTTGCTGGGATCGGTCACGTCGGCGCTTGAGCGCCATTGCATTGCGCCGGAAAAGCTGACGATCGAGGTCACCGAATCCACGGCGATGCGCAGCCCGGAAACGACTATCGAGACACTGGAAAAGCTCACTGCGCTGGGTATCAAAGCGTCCATTGACGATTTCGGTACCGGCTATTCGAGCCTGCTTTACCTGAAACGTCTCCCGGCGAGCGAAGTGAAGATTGACCGCGCGTTCGTCAAGGAAATGAGTGCCGGCAATGAAGATTCGGTCATCGTTTCGGCGATCATTGCGCTGGCCAAGGCGCTGGGCCTTGAAGTAGTGGCGGAAGGTGTGGAAACAGCGGAACAACAGGATTTTCTGACCGGGCTTGGTTGCGAAACGCTACAGGGCTATCTGCTGGATCGACCGATGACATCCGAGCAGATTCGTCAACGTCTCGCGGCGCCGAAGCCTGGGCAGTCCGTATTCACTCTGCCGGTGGAAGACGAGGTGATGGAGCCGGGCTGA
- a CDS encoding DUF3079 domain-containing protein translates to MAKKFPMNPPHPERICWGCDRYCPADSLACGNGAGRTQHPAEMMGDDWYLYGDWGFDLIATDKPAEKAE, encoded by the coding sequence ATGGCCAAGAAATTTCCGATGAACCCACCCCATCCCGAGCGTATCTGCTGGGGGTGTGATCGCTACTGTCCAGCCGACTCGCTCGCCTGCGGCAACGGGGCGGGCCGCACACAACATCCCGCTGAGATGATGGGTGACGACTGGTACCTGTACGGCGACTGGGGGTTCGATTTGATTGCGACCGACAAGCCGGCAGAAAAAGCCGAGTAA
- a CDS encoding response regulator, whose amino-acid sequence MERKSNLLVVDDNAATRYAIRRVLERHGYAVFEAGTGTEGLALIASDEIDALILDVNLPDMSGFDVVRQLRADEQTQLLPVIHVSAASIQTGDIITGLDAGADAYLIHPVDPDVLLATLRTLLRVRDTEYALRESEARFREIFTHVAAPIAVIDAQLQVRERNQAFEELLGDRHGPTALLTCLAGNQEDKLQQLRDGLASGSRWQGTLTMQVAGELRETKWQVSPYRTVDLGLVFVEDITEQRQRERSQLRQLDSVNSELAREVAERVRTEAQLMQAQKMDSLGKLTGGIAHDFNNLLTGIITGIELLKQRFQEGRHDAVLRFADTALGSARSAASMTNRLLAFARQQPLDARPADLNDLIRSLEELLQRTIGEHIVLTLDLCENGAVAQVDANQLESAVLNLVINARDALPKGGNIIIRTRSLQSTGNAELVDGGYVALSVTDDGTGIAPDVIAKVFEPFFTTKPLGQGTGLGLSSIYGFARQSGGEARIDSTVDRGTEVTLLLPAATEHCEIVVPMGETPKGNNEHVLIVEDMPAVRMLVAEMLSEAGYRCSEAGDVGTALSVLQNDPSVDLLLTDVGLPKLSGRELADAARAHRPLLPVLFMTGYAENAVRRDRFLAEGMDMVIKPFEIGELLAKVRRMLDLSKPGRSSL is encoded by the coding sequence ATGGAGCGTAAGAGCAATCTGTTGGTTGTCGACGACAACGCCGCAACGCGTTACGCCATACGCCGAGTACTTGAGCGGCATGGCTACGCCGTATTCGAAGCAGGGACCGGTACTGAGGGGCTGGCGCTTATCGCCAGCGATGAAATCGACGCGCTGATCCTGGATGTCAATCTGCCGGACATGAGCGGCTTCGACGTGGTTCGCCAGTTGCGCGCGGACGAGCAGACCCAGCTGCTGCCAGTCATTCACGTATCCGCTGCATCCATCCAGACCGGCGACATCATTACCGGTCTGGATGCGGGTGCGGACGCCTATCTTATTCATCCGGTCGACCCGGACGTGCTTCTCGCTACCCTGCGCACGTTGCTGCGGGTGCGCGACACCGAGTACGCACTGCGTGAAAGCGAAGCACGCTTCCGTGAGATCTTCACCCATGTGGCCGCGCCGATTGCAGTGATCGATGCGCAGCTGCAGGTGCGTGAGCGCAACCAGGCATTCGAAGAGCTGCTCGGCGACCGGCACGGGCCTACTGCGTTGCTCACGTGTCTGGCCGGCAATCAGGAAGACAAGCTGCAACAACTCCGGGACGGTCTTGCCAGTGGCAGCCGTTGGCAGGGAACACTAACCATGCAGGTGGCCGGTGAATTGCGGGAGACGAAGTGGCAAGTCTCGCCCTATCGCACCGTCGACCTGGGCCTCGTTTTTGTCGAAGACATCACCGAGCAACGCCAGCGCGAGCGCTCGCAATTACGGCAGCTTGACAGTGTGAACAGCGAGCTGGCACGTGAAGTGGCCGAGCGCGTACGCACCGAAGCACAGCTGATGCAGGCCCAGAAAATGGATTCTCTGGGCAAGCTGACCGGCGGCATAGCCCACGACTTCAATAATTTGCTGACTGGCATCATCACCGGCATCGAATTGCTCAAGCAGCGATTTCAAGAAGGACGCCATGATGCGGTGCTGCGCTTTGCCGATACCGCATTGGGCTCCGCCCGCAGTGCCGCTTCGATGACCAACCGCTTGCTGGCGTTTGCCCGCCAGCAACCCCTGGATGCCCGTCCCGCTGATCTCAACGACCTGATTCGCTCGCTGGAAGAGCTTCTTCAGCGAACCATTGGCGAGCACATTGTGCTGACCCTCGACCTGTGCGAGAACGGCGCGGTCGCGCAGGTAGACGCCAACCAGCTCGAAAGTGCAGTGCTGAATCTGGTGATCAACGCCCGTGACGCATTGCCCAAGGGCGGCAATATCATCATCCGTACGCGTTCGCTGCAGTCCACCGGCAACGCAGAGCTTGTCGACGGCGGCTACGTCGCGCTAAGCGTGACGGATGACGGCACCGGCATCGCCCCGGACGTCATCGCCAAGGTTTTCGAGCCCTTCTTTACGACTAAACCGCTCGGCCAGGGCACCGGCCTTGGCCTGTCTTCGATTTATGGCTTCGCCCGGCAATCTGGCGGCGAAGCACGGATCGACAGTACCGTGGACCGTGGGACCGAGGTGACGCTGTTGTTACCAGCAGCCACTGAACATTGCGAAATTGTGGTGCCAATGGGTGAAACACCGAAAGGCAACAATGAGCATGTGCTGATCGTCGAGGACATGCCAGCGGTGCGCATGCTGGTAGCAGAAATGCTCAGCGAAGCAGGCTATCGCTGCAGCGAGGCGGGTGACGTCGGGACGGCGCTGTCCGTGCTGCAAAACGACCCGAGCGTGGATCTGCTGCTGACCGATGTTGGTCTTCCAAAACTTTCTGGTCGCGAACTGGCCGACGCGGCTCGAGCGCATCGCCCATTGCTGCCGGTGCTGTTCATGACGGGCTACGCGGAGAACGCGGTACGTCGTGATCGTTTTCTCGCCGAAGGCATGGACATGGTGATCAAGCCCTTCGAGATCGGCGAGCTGCTGGCCAAAGTACGCAGAATGCTTGATCTCTCCAAGCCGGGCCGGTCGTCGCTCTGA
- a CDS encoding STAS domain-containing protein, translated as MALLQQRTLNVIASKQTDLLSNWTAELESTGLYRNIKPEEFRQQTAEFVRLLIAGAGRTESGDLREASWDEMRQYLEKLSYSRVQQGFDSQQTAGFIFSFKRPLMPLLQGEYSEESAMLAEQLWALSELIDDLGLQTVRAFQKSREAVIKRQQEELLELSTPVVKLWDGVLALPMIGTLDSQRTQVVMESLLQRIVDTGAEIAIIDITGVPTVDTLVAQHLLKTVTAIRLMGADCIISGVRPQIAQTIVHLGLDLQGIVTKASLADALALALRRSGLTVTKAV; from the coding sequence ATGGCTCTTTTGCAACAACGCACGTTGAACGTCATTGCCAGCAAGCAGACAGATCTGCTCAGTAACTGGACCGCGGAGCTGGAATCAACTGGCCTGTACCGGAACATCAAGCCGGAGGAGTTCCGTCAGCAGACTGCGGAGTTTGTTCGCCTGTTGATTGCGGGCGCGGGCAGAACCGAATCGGGCGACCTGCGCGAAGCAAGCTGGGACGAAATGCGTCAGTACCTTGAGAAGCTTTCGTATAGCCGTGTGCAGCAGGGCTTCGATTCTCAGCAAACAGCGGGCTTTATCTTCTCGTTCAAGCGACCACTGATGCCGTTGTTGCAGGGTGAATACTCTGAAGAGTCGGCGATGCTGGCTGAACAATTGTGGGCATTGTCCGAACTGATCGACGATCTGGGGTTGCAGACCGTGCGCGCATTCCAGAAATCGCGCGAGGCGGTCATCAAGCGTCAGCAGGAAGAACTGCTGGAGCTCTCGACCCCGGTCGTCAAATTGTGGGATGGCGTGTTGGCGCTACCAATGATTGGCACCCTTGATTCGCAGCGTACTCAGGTCGTGATGGAATCGCTGCTGCAGCGCATCGTCGATACCGGTGCGGAAATTGCCATCATCGACATCACCGGCGTTCCCACGGTCGACACACTGGTGGCGCAGCATTTGCTCAAGACGGTCACAGCGATCCGCCTGATGGGCGCAGATTGCATCATCAGCGGCGTGCGTCCGCAGATCGCCCAAACGATCGTTCACCTGGGTCTTGATCTGCAGGGCATCGTCACCAAGGCTTCCCTCGCCGACGCGCTGGCGCTGGCCCTTCGCCGTTCCGGTCTGACCGTAACCAAGGCGGTCTAA